In Acholeplasma equirhinis, the following proteins share a genomic window:
- a CDS encoding competence protein CoiA family protein translates to MELFSNPNIHDKVKYEVAQICRDLGYEVKEEFKGKDWRADVLVKANNQIYAFEIQTSIQSLNKTIQRQEKYLRDGVIGCWLFEKEPNQTDELKDLPLFKFKNINDKITVSLKGRKELTLKVFLSDFLNNKIQFRKILSPHEVEVRIIDCDCWKCNLKNHIYYISNLISPCHAELFDGDIQMWDSEKLIFNPQIKDKVLNYAEKNKKLNMAKIKVRFSRTINESYMSFGCSSCDSIFGDWYIHEAVIETWYGDGVIDKLIIPIDKTLNLDLEIPHWCHPGEHDFCSLELGTIKE, encoded by the coding sequence TTGGAGTTATTTTCTAATCCGAATATTCATGACAAAGTTAAGTATGAAGTTGCTCAAATTTGTAGAGATTTAGGTTATGAGGTTAAAGAAGAATTTAAAGGCAAAGATTGGCGTGCTGATGTATTGGTTAAAGCAAACAATCAAATATACGCATTTGAAATTCAAACAAGTATACAATCACTAAATAAAACTATACAAAGACAAGAAAAATATTTGAGAGACGGTGTTATTGGTTGTTGGTTATTTGAAAAAGAACCAAATCAAACAGATGAACTAAAGGATCTTCCTTTATTTAAGTTCAAAAATATTAATGACAAAATAACAGTATCGTTAAAGGGTAGAAAAGAACTAACATTAAAGGTTTTTTTAAGTGATTTCCTTAATAACAAAATCCAATTTAGAAAAATTTTAAGTCCACATGAAGTTGAAGTAAGAATCATTGACTGTGATTGTTGGAAATGTAATTTAAAGAATCATATATATTATATTTCGAACCTGATTTCACCTTGTCACGCTGAACTTTTTGATGGTGATATACAAATGTGGGATTCAGAAAAACTAATATTTAATCCACAAATCAAAGATAAAGTACTTAACTATGCTGAAAAAAATAAAAAACTAAACATGGCGAAAATTAAAGTTAGATTTAGTAGAACAATAAATGAATCTTATATGTCATTTGGATGTTCAAGTTGCGACAGTATTTTTGGTGATTGGTATATTCATGAAGCCGTAATTGAAACATGGTATGGTGATGGAGTTATTGATAAATTGATAATTCCTATTGATAAAACACTGAATTTAGATTTAGAAATACCTCATTGGTGTCATCCTGGGGAACATGATTTTTGTAGTTTAGAACTCGGTACAATTAAAGAGTAA
- a CDS encoding GNAT family N-acetyltransferase: MIRLEQITEKTFFKVIDLKVKKEQESFVAENIMSLAQAWLYYDKARPFAIVNDDVVVGFLMLEWDVESKTASLWRFMIGENHQKKGFGTAALKEAIKLVRESNLFTKMALSVVKDNLDTLRYYQSFGFLETGEIVDDEIVMAMDL, from the coding sequence ATGATAAGACTAGAACAAATTACAGAAAAAACATTCTTTAAAGTGATTGATTTAAAAGTTAAAAAGGAACAAGAATCTTTTGTTGCTGAAAACATCATGTCTTTAGCTCAAGCTTGGTTATATTATGATAAAGCTAGACCGTTTGCTATTGTTAATGATGACGTAGTTGTTGGTTTCTTAATGCTTGAATGGGATGTAGAATCTAAAACTGCATCTTTATGGCGTTTCATGATTGGTGAGAATCATCAAAAGAAGGGATTTGGAACAGCAGCATTAAAAGAAGCTATTAAACTAGTTAGAGAATCTAATCTGTTTACTAAAATGGCATTATCCGTTGTAAAGGATAATTTAGATACATTACGATACTATCAATCATTTGGTTTCTTAGAAACCGGTGAAATTGTTGATGATGAAATCGTCATGGCAATGGATCTTTAA
- a CDS encoding Ig-like domain-containing protein, translating into MKYIKKVLLLSLFTIMSFFVIACEETPNGGDPIEEGSVSLNYNEISIIANASSTSMLVAILDGITGTPVWSSSNEEVATVTPDTNPLAARVKGLKAGTATITVTVGIKTATCIVSVSQGEYLEIITKTISMQVGQTESISVDAHTNNITYTSNNELIAIVSASGVVTGISEGTTIITVKAGTKTGYVTVIVAEPGIEIIEPGDVLLQLDSNNEATLTARGLGGVNAELGTWTIEDDTVASITQEGAKVTITALETGVGKSTTVTFTIDGFEPLTRTVTVKDIDLEIDLDVVFMTMLKDQQTAKLTATLTPEQQGEAAEIIWTVNPVGIITVAPDGTISRVEGYTFTDDEVSVSVTATSKRDPEAKISAIVVVESPTKGIKNISTKEEFLAVFSNPANGSATITLLADIDLGGQTFASQIMAAGTFSGHFNGNGYAIKNFTAPGVFGVVTGTIENLAVIGKITGMQRGLIAIRTEQSGIIRNLYIDITHPVSSDETAAIGLFGSASFVIIISRNEKNDNIRTHAGFVQTGTVTNVFNYNAQNSVSTKGAITKTESEIKAASTYADWDTSIWNIVDGEIPTLIKK; encoded by the coding sequence ATGAAGTACATTAAAAAGGTATTATTACTTTCATTATTCACAATAATGAGTTTTTTTGTTATTGCGTGTGAAGAAACACCTAATGGTGGTGATCCAATAGAGGAAGGTTCAGTAAGTTTAAATTACAATGAAATTTCAATTATTGCGAATGCATCATCAACAAGTATGTTAGTTGCTATACTAGATGGCATCACAGGAACACCTGTTTGGAGTTCATCTAATGAAGAAGTGGCAACTGTTACACCGGATACAAACCCACTTGCAGCACGTGTTAAGGGGTTAAAGGCTGGTACTGCAACGATTACAGTTACAGTCGGTATTAAAACTGCTACCTGTATTGTTTCAGTTTCTCAAGGTGAGTATTTAGAAATTATTACCAAGACGATAAGTATGCAAGTTGGTCAAACCGAATCTATCAGTGTAGATGCGCATACTAATAATATTACTTATACATCTAATAATGAATTGATTGCGATTGTAAGTGCATCTGGAGTTGTGACAGGTATTTCTGAAGGGACAACAATTATTACCGTTAAAGCAGGAACAAAGACTGGTTATGTTACAGTCATTGTTGCTGAACCTGGCATTGAAATTATTGAACCAGGAGATGTCTTATTACAACTCGATTCAAATAATGAAGCAACATTAACAGCACGTGGTTTAGGTGGTGTTAATGCTGAACTAGGTACTTGGACAATTGAAGATGATACTGTTGCAAGTATTACTCAAGAAGGTGCTAAAGTTACAATTACCGCACTAGAAACTGGTGTTGGTAAATCAACAACAGTTACCTTTACAATTGATGGTTTTGAACCTTTAACAAGAACAGTAACTGTTAAAGATATTGACTTAGAAATTGATTTAGATGTTGTCTTTATGACAATGTTAAAAGATCAACAAACAGCTAAACTTACTGCAACGTTAACGCCTGAACAACAAGGTGAAGCAGCAGAAATCATTTGGACAGTCAATCCTGTTGGGATCATCACAGTTGCTCCAGATGGTACGATTTCAAGAGTTGAAGGATATACATTCACAGATGATGAAGTATCTGTTTCTGTAACTGCGACTTCTAAACGTGATCCTGAAGCTAAGATTTCAGCAATTGTTGTTGTTGAAAGTCCAACTAAAGGTATAAAGAATATTTCAACAAAAGAAGAATTTTTAGCAGTCTTTAGTAATCCTGCAAATGGTTCTGCAACCATTACTTTACTTGCGGATATTGATTTAGGTGGACAAACGTTTGCTTCACAAATCATGGCAGCAGGTACATTTAGTGGACACTTTAACGGAAATGGTTATGCAATTAAAAACTTTACTGCACCAGGTGTCTTTGGGGTTGTAACAGGAACTATTGAAAACCTTGCAGTAATCGGTAAAATTACCGGTATGCAAAGAGGTTTAATTGCAATCCGTACAGAACAAAGTGGTATCATTAGAAACCTATATATTGATATTACACATCCAGTTAGTAGTGATGAAACAGCTGCGATTGGATTATTTGGATCTGCATCATTTGTTATTATCATTTCAAGAAATGAGAAGAACGATAATATTCGTACACATGCTGGATTTGTTCAAACAGGTACAGTTACAAATGTATTTAACTATAATGCACAAAATTCAGTAAGTACGAAAGGTGCAATCACTAAAACTGAATCAGAAATTAAAGCAGCATCAACATATGCAGATTGGGATACTAGTATTTGGAATATCGTTGATGGTGAAATCCCAACATTGATTAAGAAATAA
- a CDS encoding CotH kinase family protein has product MKLTKGIKGLIVLAVILFLASCIANTPDPDPIEENYVSIIFDTGTDEVNIETITGKTGSPLTLPNVPDREGFRFSHWILNGIPFESNIFPETTIILEAVWSGQYMIMLETGQNGEDFDPIYLFEGEDIVLPTVPNKVVGQYGYQFIEWLYEGIPNPFTKMPQMDITLTVKWQEGYAVIFNTGDSETEVEPLVLLPNATMKAPNVQPQRNGFIFTGWSYNGVPYIFDKMPFQTITLTATWLDESNPYNVASTLPKVFINLKNNKNINDVTREDYVDSSITISNTEDEFLLTAVSAEFKGRGNGSWVDSGPKKGYRIKFFDKQSLFGEPKSKHWVILASANFNDVSLAKTKTAFDIGKYILYGIEYTSSTRWVEIYVNGNYHGVYTLAEHVRVDSDRVNVDSQFGVLDTGYLVEYDSYATGRSGIDYFTVDGFRYPFTMKSPDPEDYLDEGITEQQYRAQVNYIKSAIDDALTPALNKDFNTFQSKVDIDSFVDMYILNELFKNTDLGFSSFFMYKKPGDTKIYAGPPWDFDATAGASRGDASPSGIYVADTIRNVSEFTANYIFINLMQTQGFRNLVYARWQQVSALIKTQVQTNLSETFITENRFAFGRNFRYWSPNYTYSPNQVQGEENWAYATRALRNWLVNRIDWLDDNWK; this is encoded by the coding sequence ATGAAATTAACAAAAGGTATAAAGGGACTTATTGTTCTTGCAGTGATATTATTTTTAGCATCATGTATTGCAAACACACCAGACCCAGATCCAATTGAAGAAAACTATGTATCAATTATTTTTGATACAGGTACAGATGAGGTAAATATTGAAACGATTACAGGTAAAACAGGCAGTCCTTTGACACTACCTAACGTACCGGATCGAGAAGGTTTCCGTTTTTCACACTGGATTTTAAATGGTATACCTTTTGAATCAAACATCTTTCCTGAAACTACGATTATTTTAGAAGCTGTTTGGAGTGGTCAATATATGATCATGCTAGAAACAGGTCAAAACGGTGAGGATTTTGATCCGATTTACTTATTTGAAGGTGAAGACATTGTCTTACCAACTGTACCAAATAAAGTTGTAGGTCAATATGGATATCAGTTTATTGAGTGGTTATATGAAGGCATTCCAAACCCTTTTACAAAGATGCCACAAATGGATATCACCTTAACTGTTAAATGGCAAGAAGGTTATGCAGTCATCTTTAATACAGGTGATTCAGAAACAGAAGTGGAACCACTTGTTTTACTTCCAAATGCAACCATGAAAGCACCTAATGTTCAACCACAAAGAAATGGATTTATATTTACAGGTTGGTCATATAATGGTGTACCTTACATCTTTGATAAAATGCCTTTCCAAACAATTACTTTAACTGCAACATGGTTAGATGAATCTAATCCTTATAATGTAGCATCAACCTTACCAAAAGTATTCATTAACTTAAAAAACAATAAGAATATTAATGATGTAACAAGAGAAGATTATGTGGATAGTTCAATTACAATCTCCAATACCGAAGATGAATTCCTTTTAACTGCAGTATCAGCTGAGTTTAAAGGTAGAGGTAATGGCTCTTGGGTTGATTCAGGACCTAAAAAAGGTTATAGAATTAAGTTCTTTGATAAACAATCTTTATTTGGAGAACCTAAATCTAAACACTGGGTCATCTTAGCATCAGCAAACTTTAATGATGTTTCACTTGCTAAAACGAAAACAGCATTTGATATTGGTAAATATATTTTATATGGTATTGAATATACATCATCAACTAGATGGGTAGAGATTTATGTCAATGGTAATTACCACGGTGTCTATACATTAGCAGAGCATGTCAGAGTAGATTCTGATCGTGTGAATGTTGATTCACAATTTGGTGTTTTAGATACTGGATATTTAGTTGAATACGATAGTTATGCAACTGGACGTTCTGGCATTGATTATTTCACTGTGGATGGCTTTAGATACCCATTTACAATGAAGAGTCCAGACCCTGAAGATTATCTTGATGAAGGTATTACAGAACAACAATACCGTGCTCAAGTTAATTATATTAAATCAGCAATTGACGATGCATTAACACCTGCCTTAAATAAAGATTTTAATACGTTCCAAAGTAAGGTAGATATTGATTCATTTGTTGATATGTATATATTAAATGAACTCTTTAAAAATACCGATTTAGGATTCTCTTCATTCTTTATGTATAAGAAACCAGGAGACACTAAAATTTATGCTGGACCACCTTGGGACTTTGATGCAACAGCTGGTGCATCTCGTGGGGATGCATCACCTTCTGGTATCTATGTTGCAGATACGATCCGTAACGTTTCAGAGTTTACTGCAAACTACATTTTTATAAACTTAATGCAAACTCAAGGTTTTAGAAATTTAGTTTACGCAAGATGGCAACAAGTTTCAGCTTTAATAAAAACTCAAGTTCAAACAAATCTTTCTGAAACGTTTATTACTGAGAAT